From Streptomyces griseorubiginosus, one genomic window encodes:
- a CDS encoding nuclear transport factor 2 family protein — translation MTPIEDRLDRVESHLAIQQLPVRYALAVDARDLDAWAGCFRPDVDLGRHGRGREALLAYIEPLVRGFHRSVHQICGHRIEFAGRDTATGSVYCRAEHEVGERWIVMAIRYLDEYARVDGEWYFSRRREQHWYAADVTERPQQVGFEGWAGAGRPALPAAFPTWGPFWKET, via the coding sequence ATGACGCCGATCGAGGACCGCCTCGACCGCGTCGAGTCCCACCTCGCCATCCAGCAGCTGCCCGTGCGGTACGCGCTCGCCGTGGACGCCCGCGACCTCGACGCCTGGGCGGGCTGCTTCCGACCCGACGTCGACCTGGGCCGCCACGGCCGTGGCCGCGAGGCGCTGCTGGCCTACATCGAGCCCCTCGTCCGCGGCTTCCATCGGTCCGTCCACCAGATCTGCGGTCACCGCATCGAGTTCGCCGGCCGCGACACGGCCACCGGTTCCGTGTACTGCCGTGCCGAGCACGAGGTGGGGGAGCGGTGGATCGTGATGGCGATCCGCTATCTCGACGAGTACGCGCGCGTGGACGGCGAGTGGTACTTCTCCCGGCGCCGGGAGCAGCACTGGTACGCGGCGGACGTGACCGAGCGCCCCCAGCAGGTCGGTTTCGAGGGCTGGGCGGGCGCCGGACGGCCGGCACTGCCGGCCGCCTTCCCCACCTGGGGCCCCTTCTGGAAGGAGACGTGA
- a CDS encoding acyl-CoA dehydrogenase family protein — MELDFGPAVRDFRDELRDWLADHLTGEFAAHRGVGGPTDGEAWEVRLAWDRELSNGGWLGVGWPKEYGGRGLGLLEEIVFEYEYARANAPYRATGNALDLLGPMLLKMGGEEQKKRFLPPILAVEELWGQGFSEPGAGSDLASVRTRAERDGDQWVVSGQKVWTSFGIHADWLYVLARTDPDSVRHKGLTMLLLPTDQPGVEIRPIRNLAGQDEFAEVFLSDARTGADMIVGEVGQGWRTAMATLGIERGTTLLPQQLTFEREAEALIDLARERGALDDPMLRRRIIDAWISVRIMRTTNLRTLAELTAGRTPGAQSTTAKLYASTRHQQLGHLAQELAGPAGQIVGEDYGLDMRQRSFLLSLAETIYGGSSEIQRNIIGEQVLGLPKEPRP, encoded by the coding sequence ATGGAGCTGGACTTCGGACCCGCCGTACGTGACTTCCGCGACGAGCTGCGGGACTGGCTGGCGGACCATCTCACCGGCGAGTTCGCGGCACACCGCGGCGTCGGCGGCCCCACCGACGGGGAGGCCTGGGAGGTCCGGCTGGCCTGGGACCGCGAGCTCTCGAACGGCGGTTGGCTGGGTGTGGGCTGGCCCAAGGAGTACGGGGGACGAGGACTCGGACTCCTCGAGGAGATCGTCTTCGAGTACGAGTACGCCCGCGCGAACGCCCCCTACCGGGCCACCGGCAACGCCCTCGACCTCCTCGGCCCGATGCTCCTGAAGATGGGCGGCGAGGAGCAGAAGAAGCGCTTCCTGCCGCCGATCCTCGCCGTCGAGGAACTGTGGGGCCAGGGCTTCAGCGAGCCCGGCGCCGGCTCCGACCTGGCCTCGGTCCGCACCCGGGCCGAGCGCGACGGCGACCAATGGGTGGTCAGCGGGCAGAAGGTGTGGACCTCCTTCGGTATCCACGCCGACTGGCTCTACGTCCTCGCCCGCACCGACCCCGACTCGGTACGGCACAAGGGCCTGACCATGCTGCTCCTGCCCACGGACCAGCCCGGTGTCGAGATCCGCCCCATCCGCAACCTCGCCGGCCAGGACGAGTTCGCCGAGGTGTTCCTCTCCGACGCGCGCACCGGCGCGGACATGATCGTCGGCGAGGTCGGACAGGGCTGGCGCACCGCGATGGCCACCCTCGGCATCGAACGCGGCACCACGCTCCTGCCCCAGCAGCTCACCTTCGAACGTGAGGCCGAGGCGCTGATCGACCTGGCCCGGGAGCGAGGCGCGCTCGACGACCCGATGCTGCGCCGCCGCATCATCGACGCCTGGATCTCCGTACGCATCATGCGCACCACCAACCTGCGCACCCTCGCCGAACTGACCGCGGGCCGCACCCCGGGCGCCCAGTCCACCACGGCCAAGCTCTACGCCTCCACCCGCCACCAGCAACTCGGTCACCTGGCGCAGGAGTTGGCGGGCCCGGCCGGTCAGATCGTCGGCGAGGACTACGGCCTGGACATGCGGCAGCGCTCCTTCCTGCTCTCCCTGGCGGAAACGATCTACGGCGGATCCAGCGAGATCCAGCGCAACATCATCGGCGAGCAGGTCCTCGGCCTGCCCAAGGAGCCCCGGCCATGA
- a CDS encoding acyl-CoA dehydrogenase family protein, with protein sequence MDLTFSQEQDELRKVVRSFLAKHSDEAAVRRLAAEPLGHDPVLWRRMAGELGLQGLAIPEEYGGHGFGYVDLGIVFEEAGRALLCGPYFATVALAAEALLRCDDEQARRDLLPGIASGETVATLALTEDSGRWDEQGIRLTGRTTADGPRLTGTKTYVPDGHLADLVLVAARTPGGISLFAVDGDAAGLVRTALPTLDQTRKQARLDFTDTPARLIGSQDTAWPALERTLATASVLLAAEQVGGAAAALDAAVDYAKIRVQYGRPIGSFQGIKHKCADMLVEIEAARSAAYAGLWALDADDDTETPVAAALAQAFCSEAFTKVAGDNIQVHGGIGFTWEHPAHLYFKRAKSSEVLLGTPSYHRELLATRLGI encoded by the coding sequence ATGGATCTCACCTTCAGCCAGGAACAGGACGAACTGCGCAAGGTCGTACGGTCGTTCCTGGCCAAGCACTCCGACGAGGCGGCCGTGCGCCGCCTGGCCGCCGAACCGCTGGGCCACGACCCGGTCCTCTGGCGGCGGATGGCCGGCGAACTGGGCCTCCAGGGGCTCGCGATCCCGGAGGAGTACGGCGGTCACGGCTTCGGCTACGTCGACCTCGGCATCGTCTTCGAGGAGGCCGGCCGGGCGCTGTTGTGCGGGCCGTACTTCGCCACCGTCGCCCTGGCGGCCGAAGCCCTCCTGCGCTGCGACGACGAACAGGCCCGGCGCGACCTCCTGCCGGGCATCGCGTCCGGTGAGACGGTGGCCACGCTGGCGCTCACCGAGGACAGCGGCCGCTGGGACGAGCAGGGCATCCGGCTCACCGGCCGCACCACCGCCGACGGCCCGAGGCTGACCGGCACGAAGACCTACGTCCCCGACGGACACCTCGCCGACCTGGTCCTGGTCGCCGCCCGCACCCCTGGGGGCATCAGCCTCTTCGCGGTCGACGGCGACGCAGCGGGTCTCGTCCGCACCGCCCTGCCCACCCTCGACCAGACCCGCAAACAGGCACGGCTGGACTTCACCGACACCCCCGCACGCCTGATCGGCAGCCAGGACACGGCGTGGCCCGCACTCGAACGCACCCTCGCCACCGCGTCCGTGCTCCTCGCCGCCGAACAGGTCGGGGGAGCGGCCGCCGCTCTGGACGCCGCCGTGGACTACGCCAAGATCCGGGTGCAGTACGGGCGCCCCATCGGCTCCTTCCAGGGGATCAAGCACAAGTGCGCCGACATGCTGGTGGAGATCGAGGCCGCCCGCTCGGCCGCGTACGCCGGGCTGTGGGCCCTGGACGCGGACGACGACACGGAGACCCCCGTCGCGGCGGCCCTGGCACAGGCCTTCTGCTCTGAGGCGTTCACCAAGGTCGCCGGCGACAACATCCAGGTGCACGGCGGTATCGGCTTCACCTGGGAACACCCCGCCCACCTGTACTTCAAGCGGGCCAAGAGCTCCGAGGTGCTGCTCGGCACACCGTCGTACCACCGCGAGCTGCTGGCCACCCGGCTCGGCATCTGA
- a CDS encoding enoyl-CoA hydratase/isomerase family protein — MTDLYAPFTSLTFERPAPGVLRVVLDAPNLNAVDPRMHCELADIWPVIDRDEQTRAVLVQGAGRAFSAGGTFDSIEAMTEDYAVRARVMREARDMVYGVMNCSKPVVSAIHGPAVGAGLVIGMLADISIAARTAKIVDGHTRLGVAAGDHAAICWPLLCGMAKAKYYLLTCEALTGEEAERIGLVSKCVADEDVHAEALRVASVLAAGPTSAISWTKRSLNHWYRTAQPIFEASLGLEFFGFAGHEVVEGLAAHRDKRAPDFEGVGDKNPLAL, encoded by the coding sequence GTGACCGATCTCTACGCCCCGTTCACGAGCCTGACCTTCGAGCGGCCCGCGCCCGGCGTGCTGCGCGTCGTGCTCGACGCCCCGAACCTCAACGCGGTCGACCCGCGGATGCACTGCGAGCTGGCCGACATCTGGCCGGTGATCGACCGGGACGAACAGACCCGGGCGGTGCTGGTCCAGGGGGCCGGCCGGGCGTTCTCGGCGGGCGGGACCTTCGACTCCATCGAGGCCATGACCGAGGACTACGCGGTGCGCGCCCGGGTGATGCGCGAGGCGCGGGACATGGTCTACGGGGTGATGAACTGCTCCAAGCCCGTGGTCTCCGCGATCCACGGTCCGGCGGTCGGTGCGGGACTGGTCATCGGCATGCTGGCGGACATCTCGATCGCCGCCCGCACCGCGAAGATCGTCGACGGGCACACCCGGCTCGGTGTCGCTGCGGGCGATCACGCCGCCATCTGCTGGCCGTTGCTGTGCGGCATGGCCAAGGCCAAGTACTACCTGCTCACCTGTGAGGCGCTCACCGGCGAGGAGGCCGAGCGGATCGGGCTGGTGTCGAAGTGCGTGGCCGACGAGGACGTGCACGCGGAGGCGCTCCGGGTGGCGAGCGTCCTGGCCGCCGGCCCCACCAGCGCCATCAGCTGGACCAAGCGGTCCCTCAACCACTGGTACCGCACCGCCCAGCCGATCTTCGAAGCCTCGCTCGGGCTGGAGTTCTTCGGGTTCGCGGGCCACGAGGTCGTCGAGGGCCTGGCCGCCCACCGCGACAAGCGCGCCCCGGACTTCGAGGGCGTGGGCGACAAGAACCCGCTGGCTCTGTGA
- a CDS encoding MaoC family dehydratase: MTAEQITTEVPPLVRGLTYEEMPVGQVFRTARRTVTETDLVNFVTWGGFTEPLFWDATHAAEGGYTGRLVPGGLTYCLAEGLVLQTNVLHGTGLAFLHMELDVLGPVYVGDTLYAVVETTGCRPSSKPGRGVVTSRITVRNQRDEDVLVYCPVRLIRGRDYEAPAP; encoded by the coding sequence ATGACTGCTGAGCAGATCACCACCGAAGTCCCGCCGCTGGTACGGGGGTTGACCTACGAGGAGATGCCGGTCGGGCAGGTCTTCCGTACCGCCCGCCGTACCGTCACCGAGACCGACCTGGTCAACTTCGTCACCTGGGGCGGCTTCACCGAGCCGCTCTTCTGGGACGCCACGCACGCGGCGGAGGGCGGGTACACGGGCCGACTGGTGCCCGGCGGCCTGACCTACTGTCTGGCCGAAGGGCTCGTCCTGCAGACGAACGTGCTGCACGGCACCGGACTCGCCTTCCTCCACATGGAGCTCGACGTGCTGGGACCGGTCTACGTCGGCGACACGCTGTACGCCGTCGTGGAGACCACGGGCTGCCGCCCCTCCAGCAAGCCCGGCCGGGGCGTGGTGACCAGCCGGATCACCGTGCGCAACCAGCGGGACGAGGACGTCCTGGTCTACTGCCCGGTGCGGCTGATCCGCGGCCGGGACTACGAGGCGCCGGCGCCGTGA
- a CDS encoding family 1 glycosylhydrolase: protein MSDGFLHESLRGVDWGVATADTIAAPPPPPPERGGHFRQWTDDIRQLLGVTPDTHRMVAGWPQLQPDGPGRWDRQALDRCERALDALLAQGRRPALTLFDRTLPPWLDAAGGWLSRDTAEHFAAYAAELGRRFGDRVDRWITSTDLAGPTLADHVAGMYSPGRGAGRAGLPAVHHILLANGLATQALRSVGATGRIGTTVTLVGGYAATDDPYDRLALERLDAWTNRLFLDPLLLGEHMVTEDDEAPVAASGCVRPGDLEVIATAQDLLGLSWHTPFRVTAPENLPRVLPTTKCRSALNEVNRLLVGLGFAIVPFDDVETTAYGWPIIPEGLADAVAGLCDQYGDTLPPLSVVDNGMGDLDLVDETGHSDDTRRRALLRARLAWLAGLVAAGVEVCGYEYWSVLDNLEAKFRYTRLYAMAIPDHELAPRPAMPSDWVHGGAFAIESTESAVGPKPGLSLVPRSHGAGAS, encoded by the coding sequence ATGAGCGATGGTTTCCTGCATGAGTCCTTGCGCGGTGTCGACTGGGGGGTCGCCACGGCGGACACCATCGCGGCTCCACCGCCGCCCCCGCCGGAACGCGGCGGGCACTTCCGGCAGTGGACGGACGACATCCGGCAGCTGCTCGGCGTCACCCCGGACACCCACCGCATGGTCGCCGGGTGGCCGCAGCTCCAGCCCGACGGCCCAGGCCGTTGGGACCGGCAGGCGCTGGACCGCTGCGAGCGCGCGCTCGACGCCCTGCTCGCACAGGGCAGGCGCCCCGCACTCACCCTGTTCGACCGCACCCTGCCCCCCTGGCTGGACGCCGCGGGCGGCTGGCTCAGCCGCGACACCGCGGAGCACTTCGCCGCGTACGCCGCCGAGCTGGGCCGCCGCTTCGGCGACCGGGTGGACCGCTGGATCACCTCCACCGACCTCGCCGGTCCCACACTCGCCGACCATGTGGCCGGAATGTACTCACCGGGCCGGGGCGCGGGCCGCGCCGGGCTGCCGGCGGTCCACCACATCCTTCTGGCCAACGGGCTCGCCACCCAGGCCCTCAGGTCCGTCGGCGCCACGGGCCGGATCGGGACGACGGTCACCCTCGTCGGCGGCTACGCGGCCACCGACGACCCCTACGACCGGCTCGCCCTGGAGCGTCTGGACGCCTGGACCAACCGCCTGTTCCTCGACCCCCTGCTGCTCGGGGAACACATGGTGACCGAGGACGACGAAGCCCCGGTGGCGGCCTCCGGCTGCGTACGCCCCGGCGACCTGGAGGTCATCGCCACCGCCCAGGACCTGCTGGGCCTGTCCTGGCACACGCCGTTCCGCGTCACCGCGCCGGAGAACCTGCCCCGCGTCCTGCCGACCACCAAGTGCCGCAGCGCCCTCAACGAGGTCAACCGCCTGCTCGTGGGACTCGGGTTCGCGATCGTGCCCTTCGACGACGTGGAGACGACCGCCTACGGCTGGCCGATCATCCCCGAGGGGCTCGCCGACGCCGTAGCCGGGCTGTGCGACCAGTACGGGGACACGCTGCCCCCGCTGTCGGTCGTCGACAACGGCATGGGCGACCTGGACCTGGTGGACGAGACGGGACACAGTGACGACACCCGGCGTCGGGCCCTCCTGCGGGCCCGGCTCGCCTGGCTGGCGGGACTCGTCGCCGCCGGTGTCGAGGTGTGCGGCTACGAGTACTGGTCGGTCCTCGACAACCTGGAGGCCAAGTTCCGCTACACCCGCCTCTACGCGATGGCGATCCCGGACCACGAGCTGGCCCCGCGACCCGCGATGCCGTCCGACTGGGTGCACGGGGGAGCGTTCGCCATCGAGTCCACCGAGTCCGCCGTGGGTCCGAAGCCCGGACTGTCCCTCGTCCCCCGCTCTCACGGCGCCGGCGCCTCGTAG
- a CDS encoding crotonase/enoyl-CoA hydratase family protein, giving the protein MAQQEYETVRAETADRILTVTLDRPERLNAFNPQMMQDLLDVLDAADADDEVRVVVVTGAGRGFCAGADVSSGGSSFDHRRAGAWHRDTGGRVALRIFSSTKPVIAAINGPAAGVGASMTLPMDIRLASTTAKFGFVFARRGIVPESAASWFLPRAVGMQRAMEWVATGRLFGPDEALEAGLVRSVHSPEDLLPAAYELAREIAGTTSAISVALARQMMWRMLGEPHPMTAHRLDSRIMSQIGGGPDPVEGVESFLAKRPPAFPGRVSKDMPDVYPWWQDEDFRPFGE; this is encoded by the coding sequence ATGGCGCAGCAGGAGTACGAGACCGTGCGGGCCGAGACGGCGGACCGGATCCTCACCGTCACCCTCGACCGGCCCGAGCGGCTCAACGCCTTCAACCCGCAGATGATGCAGGACCTGCTCGACGTGCTGGACGCGGCCGACGCGGACGACGAGGTGCGGGTGGTCGTGGTGACGGGCGCCGGCCGTGGCTTCTGCGCGGGCGCCGACGTCAGCTCCGGCGGCTCGTCCTTCGACCACCGCAGGGCGGGCGCCTGGCACCGGGACACCGGCGGCCGGGTCGCGCTGCGGATCTTCTCCAGCACCAAACCGGTCATCGCGGCGATCAACGGCCCGGCGGCGGGCGTCGGGGCGAGCATGACCCTGCCGATGGACATCCGGCTGGCATCGACGACGGCGAAGTTCGGCTTCGTCTTCGCGCGCCGCGGCATCGTGCCGGAGTCGGCGGCGAGCTGGTTCCTGCCCCGGGCGGTCGGCATGCAGCGGGCCATGGAGTGGGTGGCGACGGGCCGCCTCTTCGGTCCCGACGAGGCGCTGGAGGCCGGTCTGGTCCGCTCCGTCCACTCGCCGGAGGACCTGCTGCCGGCGGCGTACGAACTCGCCCGGGAGATCGCCGGGACCACCTCGGCGATCTCGGTCGCCCTGGCCCGCCAGATGATGTGGCGGATGCTGGGCGAGCCCCACCCCATGACCGCGCACCGGCTCGACTCCCGCATCATGAGCCAGATAGGCGGCGGCCCGGACCCGGTCGAGGGAGTCGAGTCGTTCCTGGCCAAGAGGCCGCCCGCCTTCCCCGGCCGGGTCAGCAAGGACATGCCGGACGTCTACCCCTGGTGGCAGGACGAGGACTTCCGGCCCTTCGGGGAGTAG
- a CDS encoding enoyl-CoA hydratase/isomerase family protein — protein sequence MTDLVVTAVGPVRLIELNRPEQRNAMSDELHTGLASVWDEVAADPEARVIVLTGRGPAFSAGGNLDTMTRVQRDNAFRERQVDEARGIITGLVRCPLPVIAAVNGPAVGLGCSLALLSDLVLIADDTYLADPHVQVGLVAGDGGAYVLPLLVGLTRAKELLFLGERVSAEDAVRLGIANRAVPRDKLMDEAMDLAGRLAALPAQALRETKRAVNRHLEQALDTVMEPALLAERDTMHAPDHIAAVERMIAARGRR from the coding sequence ATGACGGATCTGGTGGTGACGGCCGTCGGGCCGGTCCGGCTGATCGAGCTGAACCGGCCCGAGCAGCGGAACGCGATGAGCGACGAACTGCACACCGGCCTGGCGTCGGTGTGGGACGAGGTCGCCGCCGACCCGGAAGCCCGGGTGATCGTGCTCACCGGGCGCGGCCCGGCCTTCAGCGCCGGCGGAAACCTCGACACCATGACCCGGGTCCAGCGCGACAATGCCTTCCGGGAGCGGCAGGTCGACGAGGCTCGCGGGATCATCACGGGCCTGGTCCGCTGCCCCCTGCCCGTGATCGCGGCGGTCAACGGCCCGGCCGTCGGCCTCGGTTGCAGCCTGGCCCTGCTGAGCGACCTCGTGCTGATCGCCGACGACACCTATCTCGCCGATCCGCACGTCCAGGTCGGCCTCGTAGCGGGCGACGGCGGCGCGTACGTCCTGCCGCTGCTCGTGGGCCTGACCCGCGCGAAGGAACTCCTGTTCCTGGGCGAGCGGGTGAGCGCCGAGGACGCCGTGCGGCTGGGCATCGCCAACCGTGCCGTGCCCAGGGACAAGCTGATGGACGAGGCCATGGACCTGGCCGGGCGGCTGGCGGCCCTGCCCGCGCAGGCGCTGCGCGAGACCAAGCGCGCGGTCAACCGGCATCTGGAGCAGGCCCTCGACACCGTGATGGAACCGGCCCTGCTCGCCGAGCGGGACACCATGCACGCACCGGACCACATCGCGGCGGTCGAGCGGATGATCGCGGCGCGCGGTCGCCGCTGA